One Ictalurus punctatus breed USDA103 chromosome 10, Coco_2.0, whole genome shotgun sequence genomic region harbors:
- the LOC108271256 gene encoding zinc finger protein 431 isoform X1: MDSAEAELWSVKESPHTPAVPHLQHSEDVHTDTCTTGGGRCTMENITPLHMQNVMFLKKPIKEEESGDEDYIYGGGGSSSSVSCITPFEQQDGEFQMKPLKKEEAEDDDYLYCEECKSFFINKCEVHGPALFIPDTSVPLGVPDRARQTLPPGLVVQESSIPDAGLGVFNMGEAVPVGAHFGPYQGDLVDCEEAMNSGYSWVIYNGRQSERCIDASSEMRANWLRYVNCARNNEECNLVAFQYRGEILYRCCRHIEPGQELLVWYAEEYKKHLDITFEQIWRKKCSTDETNNALCPLSYTSKIDLHKDIKRCHNEEYVGTLDSEEITWNTLKSGSSRSQKTESDTFHTNISHSQMQKGFPFVQEKSRTGEKPYQCLHCGKRFNRESTLQTHQRIHTGEKPFHCSQCGKSFTEQCHFQSHQRIHTGEKPYLCSQCGKSFTHQRSLQRHYRIHTREKPYFCLQCGKSFKLQLDLELHRSVHMGEKPYHCSECGKNFTHQCNLQTHQRIHTGEKPYHCSLCGKSFTQLSHFQIHQRIHTGEKPFQCLQCGKRFNRESTLQTHQRIHTGEKPFLCSQCGKSFTQLGHFQIHQRIHTGEKPYQCLQCGKRFNRESTLQTHQHIHTGEKPFHCSQCGKSFTEQCNFQSHQRIHTGEKPYLCSQCGKSFAQHSTLQRHQRIHTGEKPYNCSQCGKSFTHQSSLQRHSRIHTGEKPYFCLQCGKSFTLQQDLELHQSVHMGEKPYHCSECGKNFTHQCNLQTHQRIHTGEKPYHCSLCGKSFTQQGALQRHQRIHTGEKPYQCFWCEERFANSGNLRRHQLIHTGEKRYRCLQCDKGFIERSDLEKHKRVHTGEKPYHCSECGKCFSENGALKKHQRIHTGEKPYSCLKCGRNFTFTSSFRTHKCTNTDKLLLG, encoded by the exons ATGGACTCTGCAGAGGCTGAACTGTGGTCTGTAAAAGAATCTCCACACACTCCTGCTGTGCCACATTTACAG CATTCTGAAGATGTACATACAGATACTTGTACCACTGGTGGAGGGAGATGCACTATGGAAAACATCACCCCCCTCCATATGCAGAATGTAATGTTTCTGAAGAAACCTATAAAAGAGGAAGAGTCTGGAGATGAAGACTACATCT aTGGAGGTGGAGGTTCATCGAGTTCTGTGAGCTGCATCACCCCTTTTGAGCAGCAGGATGGAGAATTTCAGATGAAGCCTTTAAAAAAGGAGGAAGCTGAAGATGACGACTACCTCT ACTGTGAGGAATGTAAATCCTTCTTTATCAACAAGTGTGAGGTTCACGGCCCAGCTCTCTTTATCCCTGATACCTCTGTTCCCCTGGGAGTCCCTGACCGAGCCAGGCAAACACTTCCACCTGGTCTAGTGGTTCAGGAGTCCAGTATTCCTGATGCAGGCCTGGGAGTGTTTAATATGGGAGAGGCTGTTCCAGTTGGTGCACACTTTGGCCCTTATCAGGGAGACTTGGTAGACTGTGAGGAAGCTATGAATAGTGGCTACTCCTGGGTG ATATACAACGGCAGACAGTCTGAGAGATGCATAGATGCCAGCAGCGAGATGCGTGCTAACTGGTTGAG GTATGTGAATTGCGCTCGAAATAATGAAGAGTGCAATCTTGTGGCATTCCAGTATCGAGGGGAGATTCTGTACCGTTGCTGTCGACACATCGAACCAGGACAGGAGCTCTTGGTGTGGTACGCAGAGGAGTACAAAAAACATCTCGACATTACATTCGAACAAATCTGGAGGAAAAAGTGCTCTACAGATG AAACGAACAATGCTTTGTGTCCACTCTCCTATACGTCTAAAATTGACCTTCACAAAGACATCAAGAGATGCCATAATGAGGAGTATGTGGGAACGCTGGACTCAGAAGAGATTACTTGGAATACTTTGAAATCAGGAAGCTCCAGGAGTCAGAAAACTGAATCTGATACCTTCCATACCAACATCTCTCATAGCCAAATGCAAAAAGGATTTCCATTCGTACAAGAGAAAAGCCGTACAGGAGAAAAGCCCTATCAGTGCCTACATTGTGGGAAGAGATTTAATCGAGAAAGTACTCTCCAAACACATCAAcgtattcacacaggagagaaaccgttTCACTGCTcgcagtgtggaaagagttttactgAACAATGTCATTTCCAAAGTCACcaacgcattcacacaggagagaagccgtatctcTGCTcccagtgtgggaagagctttaccCATCAACGTAGTCTCCAAAGACACTACCGTATTCACACAAGAGAGAAACCATATTTCTGTttacagtgtgggaagagttttaaacTACAGCTAGATCTTGAACTGCACAGGTCCGTTCACAtgggagagaaaccgtatcactgctcagaaTGTGGGAAGAATTTTACTCACCAGTGTAATCTCCAAACgcatcagcgcattcacaccggagagaagccgtatcactgctcactgtgtggaaagagttttacacAACTAAGTCATTTCCAAATTCACCAGCGCATTCATACGGGAGAAAAGCCATTTCAGTGCTTACAATGTGGGAAGAGATTTAATCGAGAAAGTACTCTCCAAACACACCAAcgtattcacacaggagagaaaccattTCTCTGCTcgcagtgtggaaagagttttacacAACTAGGTCATTTCCAaatacaccagcgcattcataCGGGGGAAAAGCCGTATCAGTGCTTACAATGTGGGAAGAGATTTAATCGAGAAAGTACTctccaaacacaccaacatattcacacaggagagaaaccgtttcactgctcacagtgtggaaagagtttcacTGAACAATGTAATTTCCAAAGTCACcaacgcattcacacaggagagaagccgtatctcTGCTcccagtgtgggaagagctttgcCCAACATAGTACTCTCCAAAGACATCAACGCATtcatacaggagagaagccatataaTTGCTcccagtgtgggaagagctttaccCATCAAAGTAGTCTCCAGCGACACAGCcgtattcacacaggagagaaaccgtatttCTGTttacagtgtgggaagagttttactctaCAGCAGGATCTTGAACTGCACCAGTCCGTTCACAtgggagagaaaccgtatcactgctcagaaTGTGGGAAGAATTTTACTCACCAGTGTAATCTCCAAACgcatcagcgcattcacaccggagagaagccgtatcactgctcactgtgtggaaagagttttacacAACAAGGTGCTCTCCAGCGACACCAACGcatccacacaggagagaaaccataTCAGTGCTTCTGGTGTGAAGAGAGATTTGCTAACTCTGGCAATCTTCGACGTCATCAGCTAAtccacacaggagaaaaacGGTATCGCTGTCTACAGTGTGATAAGGGTTTTATTGAAAGAAGTGATCTTGAGAAACACAAACGTgtccacacaggagagaagccgtatcactgctcggAGTGTGGCAAGTGTTTTTCTGAGAATGGTGCGCTTAAaaaacaccagcgcattcacactggagagaaaccgtattCCTGCTTGAAGTGTGGACGGAACTTTACTTTCACAAGCTCTTTCAGAACACACAAGTGCACGAACACAGACAAGTTGTTGTTGGGTTGA